A section of the Pseudanabaena mucicola str. Chao 1806 genome encodes:
- a CDS encoding AI-2E family transporter, giving the protein MIETLNKLPRWFSIGLTFPLIFLNGWLLLLLGRELQPLVSILITATVISFLLDYPIRFLIKLRVKRGIAAGLVILIFFMLLSTLAIFLVPLILAQANELLVRLPDWIKSGQQQLQTLETWAIAQQLPIDISSTFNQLIEKLTGVLRSLTSQLFGLVFGAIGSIVNVFLTLVFSIFLVLRGQDLWNGLLSWLPQKWNDQVRNLLPRNFERFIVGQVTLATILGVCQTTALMILGVPLAQLFGFGIGIASLIPLGGSTSIITISLLLALQNFWLGVKVLLVAVAVIQVVENVLGPRIVGELTGLNPVWMLISLDIGFKLNGVLGLLVAVPIAGFIKGTFDTIRGVKPPITKQIEVIADPNTEVLLK; this is encoded by the coding sequence ATGATTGAGACCCTGAATAAGCTACCTCGTTGGTTTTCGATTGGCTTAACTTTTCCATTGATTTTTCTCAATGGTTGGTTATTGTTGTTGCTAGGTCGAGAATTACAACCATTAGTCAGCATCCTCATTACGGCAACAGTAATTTCCTTTTTGCTAGACTATCCCATTCGCTTTCTAATTAAGTTGAGAGTGAAGCGAGGAATTGCCGCAGGATTAGTGATCCTCATCTTTTTTATGCTGCTAAGCACTCTAGCCATTTTTCTTGTACCGCTAATTTTAGCTCAGGCTAATGAATTACTTGTGCGTCTGCCTGATTGGATTAAGTCAGGTCAGCAGCAGTTGCAAACCCTTGAGACTTGGGCGATCGCTCAGCAATTACCCATCGATATTAGCAGTACCTTTAATCAATTAATTGAAAAACTAACTGGAGTATTGAGATCGTTAACCAGTCAGCTTTTTGGACTTGTTTTTGGAGCGATCGGTAGTATTGTCAACGTTTTCCTAACGTTAGTATTTTCTATTTTTCTGGTTCTACGTGGACAGGATCTATGGAATGGTTTACTGAGTTGGCTTCCCCAGAAATGGAATGATCAAGTGCGTAATCTGCTACCCCGCAATTTTGAACGCTTTATTGTCGGGCAAGTCACTTTAGCAACGATCCTCGGTGTATGCCAAACCACAGCCCTGATGATTTTAGGTGTTCCCTTGGCTCAGCTATTTGGTTTTGGGATTGGAATTGCGAGTTTAATTCCCCTTGGTGGCTCCACATCGATTATTACGATTAGTCTATTGCTTGCTTTACAAAACTTTTGGCTAGGCGTAAAGGTTTTATTGGTCGCTGTAGCAGTGATTCAGGTCGTCGAAAATGTACTTGGTCCCCGCATTGTCGGCGAATTAACAGGACTAAATCCCGTATGGATGCTCATTTCCTTAGATATTGGCTTTAAGCTCAATGGGGTTCTAGGCTTGCTGGTAGCCGTACCGATCGCAGGTTTCATCAAAGGCACATTTGACACAATTCGTGGTGTTAAGCCACCAATAACCAAACAAATTGAGGTAATAGCCGATCCAAATACTGAGGTTTTACTAAAGTAA
- a CDS encoding ABC transporter ATP-binding protein → MLEINNLSVNYGGIQALLDVSLTVNEGEVVTLIGANGAGKTTTLRTISRLLTPRSGQILYKGKNITNLRPDQVAQVGIAHSPEGRRVLARQTVLDNLELGAFLRSDRWGIKADIEKQFQIFPRLGERRDQLAGTLSGGEQQMLAIARAVMSRPKLLLLDEPSLGLAPQIVREIFKTIVEMNKSGVTILLVEQNATLALQNANRGYVMESGIITIEGQASDLLLDERVRQAYLG, encoded by the coding sequence GTGTTAGAAATCAACAACCTTAGTGTTAACTATGGCGGAATTCAGGCTTTGCTGGATGTGAGCTTGACTGTCAATGAGGGTGAAGTTGTCACTTTAATCGGGGCAAATGGTGCGGGCAAAACGACAACTTTACGCACGATTTCGCGCTTGCTAACACCGCGATCAGGACAGATCCTTTACAAAGGCAAAAATATTACGAATCTCAGACCCGATCAAGTAGCGCAAGTTGGTATAGCACATAGTCCAGAAGGTCGCAGAGTATTAGCTCGACAAACAGTATTAGATAATTTGGAATTAGGAGCCTTTTTGCGGAGCGATCGCTGGGGGATTAAAGCCGATATCGAAAAGCAATTTCAGATTTTTCCCCGCCTCGGTGAGCGACGCGATCAACTCGCGGGAACCCTCAGTGGTGGTGAACAGCAAATGTTAGCGATCGCCCGTGCAGTAATGAGCCGACCAAAGTTATTATTGCTCGATGAACCGAGCTTAGGCTTAGCACCGCAAATTGTTAGGGAGATTTTTAAAACGATTGTGGAAATGAATAAATCTGGTGTAACTATTCTCTTAGTTGAACAAAATGCCACCTTAGCTCTGCAAAATGCTAACCGTGGTTATGTGATGGAATCAGGAATAATTACAATTGAAGGACAAGCCTCTGATTTATTACTTGACGAAAGAGTCCGCCAAGCTTACTTAGGATAG
- a CDS encoding Uma2 family endonuclease, translating into MVLLNVNPPSVSENLVSEIDEELIDEIKCPPTDLYSDEPELESDLHREQIDLLIRLLKYYWRDRQDVYVTGNLTVYYNEQQLKTRDFRGPDVFVVMDTENRDRKSWVLWSEGGKYPNLVIELLSSSTAKVDRGTKKQLYQDVWRLPNYFWFDPHSLEFAGFHLVDGKYEAIQPNESGWLWSDQLELYLGIHANQLRWFTANGEIVPLPEEQERLAKEQAIQRAERLEAILRSQGIDPDQLLT; encoded by the coding sequence ATGGTTCTTTTGAATGTCAACCCACCATCGGTTAGCGAAAATCTGGTCAGTGAGATTGATGAAGAGCTTATTGATGAGATTAAATGCCCACCTACTGATTTATATAGTGACGAACCAGAATTGGAAAGTGATTTACACCGAGAACAGATTGATTTATTAATTCGCCTTTTAAAATATTACTGGCGCGATCGCCAAGATGTCTACGTCACTGGGAATCTCACCGTTTATTACAACGAGCAACAATTAAAAACAAGGGATTTTCGCGGACCCGATGTATTTGTGGTGATGGATACAGAGAATCGCGATCGCAAAAGTTGGGTGTTGTGGAGTGAAGGTGGTAAATATCCCAATCTGGTGATTGAATTGCTATCTAGTTCCACAGCAAAAGTGGATCGGGGTACAAAAAAGCAGCTATATCAAGATGTGTGGCGCTTACCCAACTATTTTTGGTTTGATCCTCACAGTCTAGAATTTGCAGGATTTCATTTAGTTGATGGTAAATATGAGGCAATCCAACCCAATGAGTCAGGTTGGCTATGGAGCGACCAACTTGAACTGTATCTAGGTATTCATGCTAATCAATTACGTTGGTTTACTGCGAATGGTGAAATTGTGCCACTACCAGAGGAACAGGAACGTCTAGCTAAGGAACAGGCAATCCAAAGGGCAGAAAGACTAGAAGCAATTTTGCGATCGCAAGGTATTGATCCTGACCAATTACTAACCTAA
- the hemF gene encoding oxygen-dependent coproporphyrinogen oxidase: MTIAPVAPSKVLPKKVPVDSKTRVKQFMQNLQDSICQGLEELDGKAKFKQDQWERPEGGGGRSRVITDGDYFDKGGVNFSEVFGSQLPPTILRHHPEVAGETFYATGTSMVLHPKNPYAPTVHLNYRYFEAGSIWWFGGGLDLTPYYGFGEDAKHLHTTLKAACDRHNPHYYPVFKQWCDDYFFLKHRGETRGVGGIFFDYQNGEDGLYKNSSDSTSAQVLSDEIGDVPRTWEEIFAFVQECGNAFLPAYTPIANRRRNIEFGDREKQWQLYRRGRYVEFNLVYDRGTIFGLQTNGRTESILMSLPPLVRWDYDYHPEPNTPEAELHTTFLKPQDWVNWQG; encoded by the coding sequence ATGACTATTGCCCCTGTTGCTCCTAGTAAGGTTTTACCCAAAAAAGTTCCTGTTGATTCTAAGACTCGCGTAAAACAATTCATGCAGAACTTACAAGACAGCATTTGCCAAGGGTTAGAGGAATTAGACGGCAAAGCTAAATTTAAACAAGATCAGTGGGAACGACCTGAAGGCGGCGGCGGCAGATCACGTGTAATTACCGATGGTGACTATTTTGATAAGGGTGGCGTAAATTTTTCTGAAGTTTTTGGCTCTCAATTGCCCCCAACCATTTTGCGTCATCATCCAGAGGTTGCGGGCGAAACATTTTATGCAACGGGTACTTCGATGGTGCTGCATCCCAAAAATCCTTACGCACCAACAGTTCACCTAAACTATCGTTATTTTGAAGCAGGTTCAATCTGGTGGTTTGGTGGCGGACTCGACCTCACCCCTTACTATGGCTTTGGCGAAGATGCTAAGCATTTGCATACTACACTCAAAGCTGCTTGCGATCGCCATAATCCTCATTACTATCCTGTGTTCAAGCAATGGTGTGATGATTACTTTTTCCTCAAGCACCGTGGTGAGACTCGCGGTGTGGGCGGTATTTTCTTTGACTATCAAAATGGTGAAGATGGACTTTACAAAAATAGTAGTGATTCAACCTCTGCTCAGGTCTTGAGTGACGAGATCGGTGATGTGCCTCGTACTTGGGAAGAGATCTTTGCTTTTGTTCAAGAATGCGGTAATGCGTTCTTGCCAGCCTATACCCCGATCGCCAATCGTCGTCGCAATATAGAATTTGGCGATCGCGAGAAGCAATGGCAACTCTACCGCCGTGGACGCTATGTAGAATTTAACCTCGTCTATGATCGCGGCACAATTTTTGGTCTACAAACCAATGGACGCACCGAGTCAATTTTGATGTCATTGCCTCCTCTGGTACGCTGGGATTATGACTATCATCCTGAACCCAATACCCCTGAAGCTGAATTGCACACAACCTTCCTAAAACCCCAAGACTGGGTTAACTGGCAAGGTTAA
- a CDS encoding GNAT family N-acetyltransferase: MLDLPKQFLTLQTPRLILRKITIEDAEDIFAYASDPQVTMYTLWEHHQSIKDTYEYLNNIAFQIYRSGKGMEWGIVEKESGKLIGTCSLHAEPIHRRAELGYVLARDYWGQGLMTEVAKTAIAFGFHVMHLLRIQGYCAVENVGSAKVLEKSGMHFEGILHNYVFTKNRPWDVKMYAITRSPDAQSLEEIIIDNS; encoded by the coding sequence ATGCTAGATCTACCAAAACAATTTCTGACGTTGCAAACACCAAGGCTGATTCTTCGAAAAATCACCATTGAAGATGCTGAAGATATTTTTGCCTATGCTAGTGATCCGCAAGTGACAATGTACACACTATGGGAACATCACCAGTCTATTAAGGATACTTACGAATATCTCAATAACATTGCCTTTCAAATTTATCGTTCAGGTAAGGGGATGGAATGGGGAATCGTTGAGAAAGAAAGTGGCAAATTAATTGGTACTTGTAGCCTCCATGCTGAGCCAATCCATCGTCGTGCTGAATTGGGTTATGTACTAGCAAGAGACTATTGGGGACAGGGATTAATGACAGAAGTTGCCAAGACGGCGATCGCTTTCGGTTTTCATGTGATGCACTTGCTCAGAATTCAAGGATATTGTGCGGTAGAGAATGTTGGTTCGGCAAAAGTATTAGAAAAGTCGGGAATGCATTTTGAAGGAATTTTGCATAATTATGTATTCACAAAAAATCGTCCTTGGGATGTCAAGATGTATGCAATCACGCGATCTCCTGACGCGCAATCCCTAGAGGAGATCATCATTGATAATAGCTAA
- a CDS encoding IS982 family transposase, with protein MDNIVSHLDITQIFCEVDDFCQSFEKHWQEQPMLPSMIGERKSQSRMRLSEVMTIVIGFHGSGYKTFKEFYTMTVLPFWRKAFPHLVSYTRFVELMPWTLMLLCCFLHTRKGEVTGISFIDSTPIDVCVNCRAHAHKVFKGMVNWGKNSVGWHFGFKLHVIVNDKGELLAFKLTPANVDDREPVPDMTQDLFGKLFGDRGYISQKLFEQLYQQGLELITKRKKKMKNCLVKLIDKILLRKRAIIEAVNDQLKNISQIEHSRHRSFFNFLVNLLAGLVAYSYRETKPALDLQVKGLPALPPACF; from the coding sequence ATGGACAATATCGTATCGCACTTGGATATCACCCAAATCTTCTGTGAAGTCGATGATTTCTGCCAAAGTTTTGAAAAACACTGGCAAGAGCAACCAATGTTACCGTCAATGATAGGAGAAAGGAAAAGCCAGTCACGAATGAGACTAAGTGAAGTGATGACCATCGTGATTGGCTTTCATGGGTCAGGATACAAGACATTCAAAGAGTTCTACACGATGACCGTATTACCATTTTGGCGAAAGGCTTTCCCACACTTGGTAAGTTATACAAGATTTGTGGAGTTAATGCCATGGACATTGATGTTGTTATGTTGCTTCCTGCATACACGCAAAGGGGAAGTGACAGGTATATCGTTCATTGACTCAACCCCAATCGATGTCTGTGTAAACTGTCGCGCCCATGCCCACAAAGTATTCAAAGGAATGGTCAATTGGGGTAAAAACTCCGTTGGTTGGCACTTTGGTTTCAAACTCCATGTGATTGTCAATGACAAGGGAGAATTGCTAGCTTTTAAACTTACTCCCGCCAATGTCGATGATCGTGAACCTGTACCTGACATGACTCAGGATCTATTTGGAAAGCTATTTGGCGACCGTGGTTATATCTCCCAAAAACTATTTGAGCAGTTGTATCAGCAAGGGTTAGAACTGATTACCAAGCGTAAGAAAAAAATGAAAAACTGTCTAGTCAAGCTAATCGATAAGATTTTGCTCCGCAAACGAGCAATTATTGAGGCGGTCAATGACCAACTGAAAAACATTTCTCAGATTGAGCATTCAAGACATCGCAGCTTTTTCAATTTCCTAGTTAACCTTTTGGCTGGGTTAGTTGCTTATTCCTATCGCGAGACTAAACCTGCTTTGGATCTTCAAGTCAAAGGCTTGCCTGCTCTACCTCCTGCTTGCTTTTAG
- the cas2 gene encoding CRISPR-associated endonuclease Cas2, whose protein sequence is MMLYVVIYDVSDDKRRKRVFNLLEGYGRRVQFSAFECLLNDRKFEELRVRLAKVVKMSDDSVRFYPISRHTLGQVVIWGEPPLSQPPSSVIV, encoded by the coding sequence ATGATGTTGTATGTGGTGATTTATGATGTTTCTGATGATAAGCGGCGGAAACGGGTGTTTAATCTGTTGGAGGGTTATGGTCGGAGGGTTCAGTTTAGTGCGTTTGAGTGTTTGCTTAATGATCGCAAGTTTGAGGAGTTGAGAGTGCGGTTAGCAAAGGTGGTGAAAATGAGTGATGATAGTGTGCGTTTCTATCCGATTTCAAGGCATACTTTGGGTCAGGTGGTGATCTGGGGTGAGCCGCCATTGTCTCAGCCGCCTAGTTCTGTAATCGTTTGA
- the cas1 gene encoding CRISPR-associated endonuclease Cas1, producing the protein MQSLYVSMQGCYVGLSQELLVVKQGQTVLQEVQLPLLELVLIFGKSQVTTQAIRECLRRDIPIAYLSRMGYCYGRVMAIGRGYRQLGRYQQQLSLMERLLMARQIVRAKILNGRVLLMRQVRNREVEGLDKIVRNLDYLADRVLVMDSVEALLGVEGAAAASYFEGFGLCLGDRYGQDFRFGGRVKRPPSNPVNALLSFGYMVLWNHLLSLIELQGLDPYFAFLHQDSDRHPALASDAIEEFRAPIVDSLVLYLINNGMMSRVGDFEFRDGGCFLNESGRRKFLRAFLMRMEERVRNDAGEDVPRWDLLMGQVRKFKGYVYDPSGGYKPYLIR; encoded by the coding sequence ATGCAGAGTTTGTATGTGTCGATGCAGGGTTGTTATGTGGGTTTGTCGCAGGAACTTTTGGTGGTGAAGCAGGGGCAGACTGTACTTCAGGAGGTGCAGTTGCCTTTGTTGGAGTTGGTGCTAATTTTTGGGAAGTCGCAGGTGACGACTCAGGCGATTAGGGAATGTTTGCGGCGGGATATTCCGATCGCTTATTTGTCGAGGATGGGCTATTGCTATGGGCGGGTGATGGCGATTGGTCGTGGCTATCGCCAGTTGGGGCGCTATCAGCAGCAGTTGTCTTTGATGGAACGGTTGTTGATGGCGCGGCAGATTGTGCGGGCGAAGATTCTCAATGGGCGGGTGTTGTTGATGCGGCAGGTGCGGAATCGGGAGGTGGAGGGTTTGGATAAAATTGTGCGGAATTTGGATTATTTGGCGGATCGGGTTTTGGTGATGGATAGTGTGGAGGCTCTGTTGGGGGTGGAGGGTGCGGCGGCGGCTAGTTATTTTGAGGGGTTTGGGTTGTGTTTGGGCGATCGCTATGGTCAAGATTTTAGGTTTGGGGGGCGGGTGAAGCGTCCGCCGAGTAATCCTGTGAATGCGTTGTTGAGTTTTGGGTATATGGTGTTGTGGAATCATTTGCTGTCGTTGATTGAACTTCAGGGGCTTGATCCTTATTTTGCGTTTTTACATCAGGATTCGGATCGGCATCCTGCTTTGGCTTCGGATGCGATCGAGGAGTTTCGTGCGCCGATTGTGGATAGTTTGGTGTTGTATTTGATTAATAATGGAATGATGAGTAGGGTGGGTGATTTTGAGTTTCGGGATGGTGGGTGTTTTTTGAATGAGTCGGGTCGGCGGAAGTTTTTACGGGCTTTTCTGATGCGGATGGAGGAGAGGGTGCGGAATGATGCGGGTGAGGATGTGCCGCGTTGGGATCTGTTGATGGGTCAAGTGCGGAAGTTTAAGGGTTATGTGTATGATCCGAGTGGTGGTTATAAGCCTTATTTGATTAGATGA
- the csx18 gene encoding CRISPR-associated protein Csx18, whose amino-acid sequence MYFLTAKVARVRNLSVSVANGAISLVILLIAPMGLFAVIVNTLLIVVATYGTLTVSDRILVYLLQDDRRDSLGAARDSSELRRRD is encoded by the coding sequence ATGTATTTTTTGACGGCAAAGGTGGCTAGGGTACGGAATTTGTCGGTGTCTGTGGCGAACGGGGCGATTAGTTTGGTGATTTTGTTGATTGCGCCGATGGGTTTGTTTGCGGTGATTGTGAATACTTTGTTGATTGTAGTGGCGACCTATGGAACTCTGACGGTGAGCGATCGCATTTTGGTCTATTTGTTGCAGGATGATCGGCGGGATAGTTTGGGTGCGGCGCGGGATAGTAGTGAGTTAAGAAGGAGGGATTGA
- a CDS encoding Uma2 family endonuclease translates to MVSQTSKPEIVYPDSDGKPMADNTKQFELIVEIKKGLDLLYINDPQVFIAGDLLWYPIQGQPQTVTAPDVMVVFGRPKGDRGSYKQWEEDNIAPQVVFEILSPSNSRIEMSKKLLFFDRHKVEEYYLYDPDTNLLEVWIRTTEGLEPIPQPDNWTSPRLGIRLDTNSGRLQLYKPDGTKFHTYIEVNELLEQERDRANQAEALLQKYRDRYGELPS, encoded by the coding sequence ATGGTCAGTCAAACCAGCAAACCTGAAATCGTCTATCCCGACAGCGATGGCAAACCAATGGCAGACAACACCAAACAATTTGAACTCATTGTCGAAATCAAAAAAGGCTTAGACCTCCTCTACATCAACGATCCACAAGTCTTTATTGCAGGCGACCTCCTCTGGTATCCCATCCAAGGACAACCCCAAACCGTCACCGCCCCCGATGTCATGGTGGTTTTCGGTCGTCCCAAAGGCGATCGCGGCTCCTACAAACAATGGGAAGAAGACAACATCGCCCCCCAAGTCGTCTTCGAGATTCTCTCCCCCAGCAACAGCCGTATCGAAATGAGCAAAAAACTTCTCTTCTTCGATCGCCACAAAGTCGAAGAATACTACCTCTACGACCCCGACACCAACCTCCTCGAAGTGTGGATACGCACCACCGAAGGACTAGAACCAATCCCCCAACCCGATAACTGGACAAGCCCCCGCCTCGGTATCCGTCTCGACACCAACTCAGGTCGCCTCCAACTCTACAAACCCGACGGCACAAAATTTCACACATACATCGAGGTCAATGAACTACTAGAGCAAGAACGCGATCGCGCCAACCAAGCCGAAGCCCTACTCCAAAAATACCGCGATCGCTACGGTGAACTACCCAGCTAA